The Streptomyces sp. NBC_00224 genome has a window encoding:
- a CDS encoding DUF4331 family protein, whose translation MSHHLSGPNLRSPMGDARLDLTDVFAFTVPGGRTVLIMNVNPIAPTGGRAFHPDAVYRLNIDTDGDHRADVAYSFTFSDPADDGEQTLTVHRATGAEARAHEAAGTPLFTDAPVSFGPHPQVTEAGQYLVSAGLRSDPFFADLDGIVKEFQWTGTDWGADKNVFGIVLEVPDSELGADPTIGVWARVSVHQNGTLKSVDRGAHPSLTAYFNAEEVKDAYNAGEPADDRDTYLAPWTAVLQHTGGYTEESAEAALRTVLPDVLRYDRSRPAAYPNGRTLTDDVTSARLAMVSGGKISTDHIGPHTDLLLEFPYLGTPH comes from the coding sequence ATGTCACATCACCTCAGCGGGCCGAACCTCCGCTCGCCCATGGGCGACGCGCGCCTCGACCTCACCGACGTGTTCGCCTTCACGGTCCCGGGCGGCCGCACCGTCCTCATCATGAACGTCAACCCGATCGCCCCCACCGGCGGCCGGGCCTTCCACCCGGACGCCGTCTACCGCCTCAACATCGACACCGACGGCGACCACCGGGCCGACGTCGCCTACAGCTTCACCTTCTCCGACCCCGCCGACGACGGGGAGCAGACCCTCACCGTCCACCGGGCCACCGGCGCCGAGGCCCGCGCCCACGAGGCCGCCGGCACCCCGCTCTTCACCGACGCGCCCGTCAGCTTCGGCCCCCATCCGCAGGTCACCGAGGCGGGCCAGTACCTCGTCTCGGCCGGGCTGCGCAGCGACCCGTTCTTCGCGGACCTCGACGGCATCGTCAAGGAGTTCCAGTGGACCGGCACCGACTGGGGCGCCGACAAGAACGTCTTCGGCATCGTCCTGGAAGTGCCCGACTCCGAACTCGGCGCCGACCCCACGATCGGCGTCTGGGCCCGCGTCAGCGTCCACCAGAACGGGACGCTGAAGTCGGTCGACCGGGGCGCCCACCCCTCCCTCACGGCGTACTTCAACGCGGAGGAGGTCAAGGACGCCTACAACGCGGGCGAACCGGCCGACGACCGGGACACCTATCTGGCCCCTTGGACAGCGGTCCTCCAGCACACCGGCGGCTACACGGAGGAGTCGGCCGAAGCGGCCCTGCGCACGGTGCTCCCCGACGTCCTGCGCTACGACCGGAGCAGGCCCGCCGCGTACCCCAACGGCCGCACGCTCACGGACGACGTCACTTCGGCCCGGCTGGCCATGGTCTCCGGCGGGAAGATCTCCACGGACCACATCGGTCCGCATACGGACCTGCTCCTGGAGTTCCCCTACCTCGGCACGCCGCACTGA
- the pyk gene encoding pyruvate kinase, which produces MRRAKIVCTLGPATDTYDQIKALVEAGMDVARFNLSHGTYADHEERYQRVRKASDETGRSVGVLADLQGPKIRLGRFREGPVLLERGDEFTITVEDVEGDRHTCGTTYSGLADDVTVGERVLVDDGKVALEVVGVDGPRVRTRVVEGGMVSDHKGLNLPGVAVSVPALSEKDVEDLRWALRTGADVVALSFVRSGRDIDDVHRVMDEEGRRVPVIAKIEKPQAVDSIDDIVAAFDGIMVARGDLGVEMPLELVPIVQKRAIKLAKRNAKPVIVATQMLDSMIDNSRPTRAEASDVANAVIDGTDAVMLSGETSVGKYPVETVRTMSRIVEAAEEDVLAKGLPPLTERSKPRTQGGAVARAAAEMGDFLNAKYLVAFTQSGDTVKRLSRYRSPIPLLAFTPDPATRSQLNLTWGVEAFLGPHVESTDAMVAQVDEQLLKIGRCERGDIVVITAGSPPGVPGSTNLVRVHHIGEDDLPKS; this is translated from the coding sequence ATGCGTCGAGCAAAGATCGTCTGTACCCTGGGGCCCGCCACCGACACGTACGACCAGATCAAGGCACTGGTCGAGGCCGGAATGGACGTCGCCCGCTTCAACCTCAGCCACGGCACGTACGCCGACCACGAGGAGCGCTATCAGCGCGTGCGCAAGGCGTCCGACGAAACGGGCCGCAGTGTCGGAGTGCTCGCCGACCTTCAAGGCCCGAAGATCCGTCTCGGACGTTTTCGCGAAGGTCCCGTACTGCTTGAACGCGGCGACGAGTTCACCATCACCGTCGAGGACGTCGAGGGCGACCGCCACACCTGCGGCACCACCTACTCGGGCCTGGCGGACGACGTCACCGTCGGCGAACGCGTCCTCGTCGACGACGGCAAGGTGGCCCTGGAGGTCGTCGGCGTCGACGGCCCGCGCGTGCGTACCCGCGTCGTCGAGGGCGGCATGGTCTCCGACCATAAGGGGCTCAACCTCCCCGGCGTCGCCGTCTCCGTGCCCGCGCTCTCCGAGAAGGACGTCGAGGACCTGCGCTGGGCCCTGCGCACCGGCGCCGACGTCGTCGCGCTCTCCTTCGTCCGCAGCGGCCGCGACATCGACGACGTCCACCGCGTCATGGACGAGGAGGGCCGCCGCGTCCCGGTGATCGCCAAGATCGAGAAGCCGCAGGCCGTCGACAGCATTGACGACATCGTCGCGGCCTTCGACGGAATCATGGTGGCGCGCGGCGACCTGGGTGTCGAAATGCCCCTCGAACTGGTCCCGATCGTGCAGAAGCGAGCGATCAAGCTCGCCAAGCGGAACGCCAAGCCGGTCATCGTGGCCACCCAGATGCTCGACTCGATGATCGACAACTCCCGCCCCACCAGGGCCGAGGCGAGCGACGTGGCCAACGCGGTCATCGACGGCACGGACGCGGTGATGCTCTCCGGCGAGACGAGCGTGGGCAAGTACCCCGTCGAGACCGTCCGTACGATGAGCCGCATCGTCGAGGCGGCCGAGGAGGACGTCCTGGCCAAGGGCCTGCCGCCGCTCACCGAGCGCAGCAAGCCCCGCACCCAGGGCGGCGCGGTGGCCCGCGCGGCGGCCGAGATGGGCGACTTCCTGAACGCCAAGTACCTCGTCGCCTTCACCCAGTCCGGCGACACCGTCAAGCGCCTGTCCCGCTACCGCTCGCCGATCCCGCTGCTCGCCTTCACGCCCGACCCGGCCACCCGCTCCCAGCTCAACCTCACCTGGGGCGTGGAGGCCTTCCTCGGGCCGCACGTGGAGTCGACGGACGCGATGGTCGCCCAGGTCGACGAACAACTCTTGAAGATCGGCCGCTGCGAGCGGGGCGACATCGTGGTCATCACGGCGGGCTCCCCGCCCGGAGTGCCCGGCTCGACCAACCTCGTCCGCGTCCACCACATCGGCGAGGACGACCTCCCCAAGAGCTGA
- a CDS encoding NPCBM/NEW2 domain-containing protein, translating into MSSFRTPFRKRAGAALASLPLLAGGLVALATTAAAPAAAVDNGLARTPQMGFNNWNSTHCRAEFNEAMVKGIADTFVSQGLKDAGYTYVNLDDCWALPDRDASGNLVPDPVRFPHGIKAVADYVHSKGLKFGLYSSAGTKTCDVLGFPGGLGHEQQDANLWASWGVDYLKYDNCNNSGVDAKQRYKAMGDALTAATRSTGRPILYSICEWGSNQPWTWAPAVGNSWRTTGDISDSWSSMISIAHQNQSLAPYAGPGAWNDPDMLEVGNGGMTDTEYRTHFSLWSQMAAPLLIGSDLRTASASTLAILKNTDVIAVDQDPLGKQGTVVSSSGGLVVMSKPLADGGRSVTLTNENTSTKTVSTTVKDIGIGGASSYALKDLWSKATSTTTSAISASVPAHGTVMFRVTPGSPVPPPTGLNQLSDLPWTSAVGGWGPVERDRSNGEQTAGDGRTLTIGGTAYAKGLGTHAPSDISYYLGGACSSLGVDVGVDDESTKGGSVRFQIWRDGTMVADSGVRTAADPAKHLSVDLKGGTKLRLVVTDGGDGINYDHADWADAKLACGAGPSAGTHELSDLTWSSATNGWGPVERDRSNAEQAAGDGTPLTVNGTVYAKGLGTHAASSVAYYLGGSCSSLTTAVGVDDEVTTKGSVVFQVWRDSSLVADSGKMTSADPAKQLSVDLTGALDVRLVVTDAGDGVDYDHGDWGGPRLVCA; encoded by the coding sequence ATGTCATCGTTCAGAACGCCGTTCAGAAAACGGGCCGGGGCCGCACTCGCCTCGCTCCCCCTCCTCGCCGGCGGGCTCGTCGCCCTCGCCACCACGGCCGCCGCCCCCGCCGCGGCCGTCGACAACGGCCTCGCCCGGACCCCGCAGATGGGGTTCAACAACTGGAACTCCACGCACTGCCGGGCCGAGTTCAACGAGGCGATGGTCAAGGGGATCGCCGACACCTTCGTCTCGCAGGGCCTCAAGGACGCCGGGTACACCTACGTCAACCTCGACGACTGCTGGGCGCTGCCCGACCGGGACGCGAGCGGCAACCTCGTCCCCGACCCGGTGCGCTTCCCCCACGGCATCAAGGCCGTCGCCGACTATGTGCACTCCAAGGGCCTGAAGTTCGGCCTCTACTCCAGCGCGGGCACCAAGACGTGCGACGTCCTGGGCTTCCCCGGCGGGCTCGGCCACGAGCAGCAGGACGCCAACCTGTGGGCCTCCTGGGGCGTCGACTACCTCAAGTACGACAACTGCAACAACAGCGGCGTCGACGCCAAGCAGCGCTACAAGGCGATGGGCGACGCGCTCACGGCGGCCACGCGCTCGACCGGCCGCCCGATCCTCTACAGCATCTGCGAGTGGGGCTCCAACCAGCCCTGGACCTGGGCCCCGGCCGTCGGCAACTCCTGGCGGACCACCGGCGACATCAGCGACTCCTGGTCGAGCATGATCTCCATCGCGCACCAGAACCAGTCGCTCGCGCCGTACGCCGGGCCGGGCGCCTGGAACGACCCCGACATGCTGGAGGTCGGCAACGGCGGGATGACCGACACCGAGTACCGCACCCACTTCAGCCTCTGGTCGCAGATGGCCGCGCCGCTGCTGATCGGCAGCGATCTGCGCACCGCGAGCGCCTCGACGCTCGCCATCCTCAAGAACACCGATGTGATCGCGGTGGACCAGGACCCGCTCGGCAAGCAGGGCACGGTCGTCTCCAGCTCCGGCGGCCTGGTCGTGATGTCCAAGCCCCTCGCCGACGGCGGCCGTTCGGTGACGCTGACGAACGAGAACACCTCGACGAAGACGGTCTCCACGACCGTGAAGGACATCGGGATCGGCGGGGCGTCGTCGTACGCGCTCAAGGACCTGTGGTCCAAGGCGACGAGCACGACCACCAGCGCCATCAGCGCGTCGGTGCCCGCGCACGGCACGGTCATGTTCCGGGTGACGCCGGGCAGCCCGGTGCCGCCGCCGACCGGCCTGAACCAGCTGAGCGATCTGCCGTGGACGTCGGCGGTGGGCGGCTGGGGCCCGGTGGAGCGCGACCGCAGCAACGGCGAGCAGACGGCCGGCGACGGCCGCACGCTCACCATCGGCGGCACGGCCTACGCCAAGGGCCTCGGCACGCACGCGCCCAGCGACATCTCCTACTACCTGGGCGGCGCCTGCTCCTCGCTCGGGGTCGACGTGGGCGTCGACGACGAGTCAACGAAGGGCGGGTCCGTACGGTTCCAGATCTGGCGCGACGGGACGATGGTCGCCGACAGCGGAGTACGGACCGCCGCCGATCCGGCGAAGCACTTGAGTGTCGATCTCAAGGGCGGGACGAAGCTGCGGCTCGTCGTCACGGACGGCGGCGACGGCATCAACTACGACCACGCCGACTGGGCCGACGCGAAGCTGGCCTGTGGGGCCGGGCCCTCGGCCGGTACGCATGAGTTGAGTGACCTGACCTGGTCGTCGGCCACGAACGGGTGGGGGCCGGTCGAGCGCGACCGCAGCAACGCCGAGCAGGCTGCGGGGGACGGTACGCCGCTCACCGTCAACGGCACGGTGTACGCGAAGGGGCTCGGTACGCATGCGGCGAGCTCCGTCGCCTATTACCTGGGCGGGAGTTGCTCCTCCCTGACCACGGCGGTCGGCGTGGACGACGAGGTCACCACGAAGGGGTCTGTGGTGTTCCAGGTCTGGCGGGACAGCTCGCTTGTCGCGGACAGCGGGAAGATGACGTCGGCGGACCCTGCGAAGCAGTTGTCTGTCGATCTGACGGGGGCGCTTGATGTGCGGCTCGTCGTCACCGACGCGGGTGATGGTGTCGACTATGACCACGGTGACTGGGGTGGGCCCCGGCTTGTTTGCGCGTAG
- a CDS encoding bifunctional UDP-sugar hydrolase/5'-nucleotidase gives MPLNRRTFLGTTAAAGAGAAIVGGVAAPAEAHEHGHGHGRAPKRYSFSVMGTTDLHGNVFNWDYFTDKEFDDKAHNDIGLAKISTLVEQVRKEKGRHNTLMIDAGDTIQGTQLSYYYAKVDPITAKHGPVHPMAQAMNAIGYHAAALGNHEFNYGIPVLRKFEEQCHFPLLGANALDAKTLKPAFQPYVIKRLCTPHGRDVRVAILGLTNPGIAIWDKANVSGKMVFPGLEEQAAKWVPKLRSMGADVVIVAAHSGSSGTSSYGDQLPYIENAAALVAEQVPGIDAILVGHAHTEIPEYRVKNKQTGKDVVLSEPLKWGQRLTVFDFDLVWEKGHWAVEKAGSKVLNSSAVVEDPKIVRLLSDEHRKVVAYVNQVIGTSKAAMTTAEAAWKDEPIIDLINAVQVDTVKAALAGGAYAALPVLSQASCFSRTAVIPSGQVTIKDAAGLYPFENTLEARLLTGAQIKDYLEFSARYYVQTAAGAPVDTSKLTNAGNTPDYNYDAVSGLTYDIDIAKAAGARISNLSFQGKPLDPAAQFVLAVNNYRANGGGNFPHVAGAKQLWANSEEIRNTIISWVKVKGVVDPAAFASVDWKLVRDGVAVF, from the coding sequence ATGCCGCTGAACCGTAGGACGTTCCTGGGCACCACGGCCGCCGCCGGAGCCGGTGCGGCCATAGTCGGGGGTGTCGCGGCCCCCGCCGAGGCCCATGAGCACGGGCACGGCCACGGGCGTGCGCCGAAGCGGTACTCGTTCAGCGTCATGGGCACCACCGACCTGCACGGCAACGTCTTCAACTGGGACTACTTCACGGACAAGGAGTTCGACGACAAGGCGCACAACGACATCGGCCTCGCCAAGATCTCCACGCTCGTCGAGCAGGTCCGCAAGGAGAAGGGCCGCCACAACACCCTGATGATCGACGCGGGTGACACCATCCAGGGCACCCAGCTGTCGTACTACTACGCCAAGGTCGACCCGATCACGGCCAAGCACGGCCCGGTGCACCCGATGGCGCAGGCCATGAACGCGATCGGCTACCACGCCGCCGCCCTCGGCAACCACGAGTTCAACTACGGCATCCCGGTGCTGCGCAAGTTCGAGGAGCAGTGCCACTTCCCGCTGCTCGGCGCCAACGCGCTGGACGCCAAGACGCTGAAGCCGGCCTTCCAGCCGTACGTCATCAAGCGGCTGTGCACCCCGCACGGGCGGGACGTCCGGGTCGCGATCCTCGGTCTCACCAACCCCGGCATCGCCATCTGGGACAAGGCCAACGTCAGCGGCAAGATGGTCTTCCCCGGCCTTGAGGAGCAGGCCGCGAAGTGGGTGCCCAAGCTGCGCTCGATGGGCGCGGACGTGGTGATCGTGGCCGCCCACTCGGGCTCCTCCGGCACCTCGTCGTACGGCGACCAGCTGCCGTACATCGAGAACGCGGCCGCGCTGGTGGCCGAGCAGGTGCCGGGGATCGACGCGATCCTGGTCGGGCACGCGCACACGGAGATTCCCGAGTACCGGGTGAAGAACAAGCAGACCGGCAAGGACGTCGTGCTGTCCGAGCCGCTGAAGTGGGGGCAGCGGCTGACCGTGTTCGACTTCGACCTGGTGTGGGAGAAGGGCCACTGGGCGGTCGAGAAGGCCGGATCCAAGGTCCTCAACTCCAGTGCCGTTGTCGAGGACCCGAAGATCGTCCGGCTGCTCTCCGACGAGCACAGGAAGGTCGTGGCGTACGTCAACCAGGTCATCGGCACGTCGAAGGCGGCGATGACCACCGCCGAGGCGGCCTGGAAGGACGAGCCGATCATCGACCTGATCAACGCGGTCCAGGTGGACACCGTGAAGGCGGCGCTCGCGGGTGGCGCCTACGCGGCCCTGCCGGTGCTGTCGCAGGCGTCCTGCTTCTCGCGCACGGCCGTCATCCCGTCAGGCCAGGTCACCATCAAGGACGCGGCCGGGCTCTACCCGTTCGAGAACACGCTGGAGGCGCGGCTTCTGACCGGCGCCCAGATCAAGGACTATCTGGAGTTCTCGGCGCGGTACTACGTCCAGACGGCTGCCGGGGCGCCCGTCGACACGTCGAAGCTGACGAACGCCGGCAACACGCCCGACTACAACTACGACGCGGTGTCGGGGCTGACGTACGACATCGACATCGCGAAGGCGGCGGGGGCGCGGATCTCGAACCTTTCGTTCCAGGGCAAGCCGTTGGATCCTGCGGCTCAGTTTGTACTGGCGGTCAACAATTACCGGGCCAATGGTGGGGGCAACTTCCCGCATGTCGCGGGCGCGAAGCAGCTTTGGGCGAACTCCGAGGAGATTCGCAACACGATCATCTCGTGGGTGAAGGTGAAGGGGGTTGTCGACCCCGCCGCGTTTGCTTCCGTGGACTGGAAGCTGGTCCGGGACGGGGTCGCCGTGTTCTAA
- a CDS encoding lysine N(6)-hydroxylase/L-ornithine N(5)-oxygenase family protein: protein MTAPAPVQDIDRPHDLVGIGVGPFNLSLAALAHGVPGGLSTAFYEQRRAFHWHPGLLIEGATLQVPFLADLVTLADPASPWSFLNYLRHRERLFPFYFAERFHIQRTEYDAYCRWVSESLPGMHFGHQVDAVRWNPEREVFEVDFTQLDIHGQAEALGRAFARNLVLGVGTEPYVPEPLKPLADAPAVPVIHSADYLDHRERFLAADHITVVGSGQSGAEVFLDLLRNRPAGRERITWLARTETFAPMEYSKLGLEHFTPDYTRYFHALTEPVRDELVPRQWQLHKGIDADTIAAIHDELYRRTQHGGWPDATLTPGVSVRTAGRVATTKVELHLEHAQQGVRSRLTTDAVILATGYRERPLARMLSGLDPYMRLDSSERPRIDADFRLVLDSSVTGAVYVQNAEKHTHGVGAPDLGLAAWRSAAILNSLTGKEPYPLPTRTAFTTFGLTKPQETRPAQRAPGGLIPLEG, encoded by the coding sequence ATGACCGCACCGGCACCCGTCCAAGACATCGACCGTCCGCACGACCTGGTGGGCATCGGGGTGGGCCCGTTCAACCTCTCGCTCGCCGCCCTCGCCCACGGTGTGCCCGGCGGACTCTCGACCGCCTTCTACGAACAGCGCCGCGCCTTCCACTGGCACCCCGGCCTGCTCATCGAGGGCGCCACCCTCCAAGTCCCGTTCCTGGCCGACCTGGTGACCCTCGCCGACCCCGCCAGCCCCTGGTCGTTCCTCAACTACCTGCGCCACCGGGAGCGGCTCTTCCCGTTCTACTTCGCCGAGCGCTTCCACATCCAGCGCACCGAGTACGACGCGTACTGCCGCTGGGTCAGCGAGAGCCTGCCCGGGATGCACTTCGGACACCAGGTGGACGCGGTGCGCTGGAACCCCGAACGGGAGGTGTTCGAGGTCGACTTCACCCAGCTCGACATCCACGGCCAGGCCGAGGCCCTCGGCCGCGCCTTCGCCCGCAACCTGGTCCTCGGCGTCGGCACCGAACCGTATGTGCCGGAGCCGCTCAAGCCGCTCGCGGACGCGCCCGCGGTGCCGGTGATCCACTCGGCCGACTACCTCGACCACCGCGAGCGGTTCCTCGCCGCCGACCACATCACCGTCGTCGGCTCCGGCCAGTCCGGCGCCGAGGTCTTCCTCGACCTGCTCCGCAACCGCCCGGCGGGCCGCGAGCGGATCACCTGGCTCGCCCGCACCGAGACCTTCGCGCCGATGGAGTACTCCAAGCTGGGCCTGGAGCACTTCACCCCCGACTACACGCGCTACTTCCACGCCCTGACCGAGCCCGTCCGCGACGAGCTGGTGCCCCGCCAGTGGCAGCTCCACAAGGGCATCGACGCGGACACCATCGCCGCCATCCACGACGAGCTCTACCGCCGCACCCAGCACGGCGGCTGGCCCGACGCGACCCTCACGCCCGGGGTCAGCGTCCGCACGGCGGGCCGCGTCGCCACCACCAAGGTCGAGCTGCACCTGGAACACGCCCAGCAGGGCGTGCGCTCCCGGCTCACCACCGACGCGGTGATCCTCGCCACCGGCTACCGGGAGCGCCCCCTGGCCCGCATGCTGTCCGGCCTCGACCCCTATATGCGCCTGGACTCCTCCGAACGCCCGCGCATCGACGCCGACTTCCGCCTGGTCCTGGACAGCTCGGTCACGGGCGCGGTGTACGTCCAGAACGCCGAGAAGCACACACACGGGGTGGGCGCCCCCGACCTGGGCCTGGCGGCCTGGCGCAGCGCGGCGATCCTGAACTCCCTGACGGGCAAGGAGCCGTACCCGCTACCGACGCGCACGGCATTCACGACGTTCGGCCTGACCAAGCCACAGGAGACCCGCCCGGCACAGAGGGCACCGGGCGGCTTGATCCCGCTGGAGGGGTGA
- a CDS encoding aspartate aminotransferase family protein, with protein sequence MHTPPLAGGPTGPTALHPLLGVVLDALHQGAVARGGPLPGGGPEAVAVRVGAAVGEAFPLRGTSAEEALTTLVRALAEGAADPADPRCAAHLHTPPLALAAAADLAASALNPSLDSWDQAPAAAELEALVTRALAAEFWPGGDALVTSGGTESNQLALLLARERHGAVQVVQGANAHHSVSRAAWLLGLPEPVTVPAPSGTLDLAALDEALTDPHHQVLVTATAGTTDTGAVDPLPEIAALCARHGAELHVDAAYGGPLIFSDTHRTKLRGLEHAHSVTLDLHKLGWQPVAAGLLAVPDPARLAPLAHTADYLNADDDTEAGLPDLLGRSLRTTRRPDVLKIAVTLRALGRTGLAELVDRTLALARTFADLVEEHPRLDLYERPAISTVLFRPTDAPDDEVAGIRRALLTEGRAVLGRARADGRLWLKATLLNPHTTTGDLAQLLKTVEGSIPR encoded by the coding sequence ATGCACACCCCGCCCCTCGCCGGCGGCCCCACTGGCCCCACCGCCCTGCACCCCCTCCTCGGCGTCGTCCTCGACGCGCTGCACCAGGGCGCGGTGGCCCGGGGCGGACCGCTGCCGGGCGGCGGGCCGGAGGCGGTGGCCGTGCGGGTCGGAGCCGCGGTCGGGGAGGCGTTCCCGTTACGGGGCACCAGTGCCGAGGAGGCGCTGACCACGCTCGTGCGGGCACTGGCGGAAGGCGCGGCCGACCCCGCCGACCCCCGCTGCGCCGCCCATCTGCACACCCCGCCGCTGGCCCTCGCCGCGGCCGCCGACCTCGCCGCCTCCGCCCTCAACCCGTCGCTCGACTCCTGGGACCAGGCCCCCGCCGCCGCCGAGCTCGAAGCCCTCGTCACCCGGGCGCTGGCCGCCGAGTTCTGGCCCGGCGGCGACGCGCTGGTCACCAGCGGCGGCACCGAGTCCAACCAGCTCGCCCTCCTGCTCGCCCGCGAACGGCACGGCGCCGTCCAGGTCGTCCAGGGCGCCAACGCCCACCACTCGGTCTCCCGCGCCGCCTGGCTGCTCGGCCTCCCCGAGCCGGTCACCGTCCCCGCCCCCTCCGGCACCCTCGACCTCGCCGCCCTCGACGAGGCGCTCACCGACCCGCACCACCAGGTCCTGGTCACCGCCACGGCCGGCACCACCGACACGGGCGCCGTCGACCCGCTCCCCGAGATCGCCGCCCTGTGCGCCCGGCACGGCGCCGAACTGCACGTCGACGCCGCGTACGGCGGGCCGCTGATCTTCAGCGACACCCACCGCACCAAGCTGCGCGGCCTGGAACACGCCCACTCCGTCACGCTCGACCTGCACAAACTCGGCTGGCAGCCGGTCGCCGCCGGGCTGCTCGCGGTCCCCGACCCGGCCCGCCTCGCCCCGCTCGCGCACACCGCCGACTACCTCAACGCCGACGACGACACCGAAGCGGGCCTGCCCGACCTCCTCGGCCGCTCCCTGCGCACCACCCGCAGACCGGACGTACTGAAGATCGCCGTCACGCTCCGCGCCCTCGGCCGCACCGGCCTCGCCGAGCTCGTCGACCGCACGCTCGCCCTCGCGCGGACCTTCGCGGACCTCGTCGAGGAACACCCACGCCTCGACCTGTACGAGCGCCCCGCGATCTCCACCGTCCTGTTCCGCCCGACGGACGCCCCCGACGACGAGGTCGCCGGGATCCGCCGCGCCCTGCTCACCGAAGGCCGGGCCGTCCTCGGCAGGGCCCGCGCCGACGGGCGCCTCTGGCTCAAGGCCACCCTGCTCAACCCCCACACCACCACCGGCGACCTGGCACAGCTCCTCAAGACCGTGGAAGGCAGCATCCCGCGATGA